In Desulfosediminicola ganghwensis, a single window of DNA contains:
- a CDS encoding NINE protein, translating to MSAQQPHQTHSILFGYLTWIFGFLGMHRFYYGKPISGTIYFFTLGLFFIGWIIDLFLIPGMDRDADIRFIDGELDYNLAWLLLTFLGVFGIHRMYMGKWLSGILYLCTFGVFGLGIIYDLWTLNDQISLINGKSSRA from the coding sequence ATGAGCGCACAGCAACCTCACCAGACCCACTCAATTCTTTTCGGCTATCTGACCTGGATTTTCGGTTTTCTTGGAATGCACCGTTTTTACTACGGCAAACCCATTTCAGGAACAATCTACTTCTTCACTCTCGGGCTCTTTTTTATCGGCTGGATTATCGACCTGTTTCTGATACCGGGTATGGACCGTGATGCGGACATCCGTTTTATCGATGGGGAACTGGACTATAACCTGGCCTGGCTGCTTCTGACTTTTCTCGGGGTTTTCGGTATACACCGCATGTATATGGGCAAATGGCTGAGCGGCATTCTCTACCTGTGCACCTTTGGCGTGTTCGGGTTAGGTATTATCTACGATCTCTGGACCCTGAACGACCAGATCAGCCTGATAAACGGCAAAAGCTCCAGAGCATAA
- a CDS encoding glycoside hydrolase family 3 protein: MTLKDKIGQLLIAGFKGDRVSVSSPVIQAIEKHNLGGVILFDRLLAEKSSQNNIISFKQTKALIGDLQSAAGNTLIVSVDQEGGLVNRFKKERGFPQTPQAAQLGEHEDTGATTAAAQQTAGMLAEMGFTLNLAPVADLNLYRDNPIIGKYGRAFSDNCEKVALHAECWIREHHQNGLQCCLKHFPGHGSARNDSHLGLVDISSYWRHDELLPFRKLIESGLVDSIMTGHLFNERLDPKYPATLSGATVNGLLRGELGFTGPVLSDDMQMQAITDHYGLEECVIRALNSGVDLLVFGNNMVYDPDITEHVITIILKALHNGSLEEAQLEAAWQRVQRLRQLPLNNI, encoded by the coding sequence ATGACACTTAAAGATAAAATTGGCCAGCTTCTGATCGCGGGCTTTAAAGGTGACAGGGTTTCAGTCTCGAGCCCGGTAATACAGGCAATTGAGAAACATAATCTGGGCGGAGTCATCCTGTTCGACCGGCTTCTTGCAGAAAAGTCATCTCAAAACAACATTATCTCTTTCAAACAAACCAAAGCCCTTATCGGGGATTTGCAAAGTGCGGCGGGTAACACGCTGATCGTTTCTGTTGACCAGGAAGGTGGGCTGGTTAATCGCTTCAAAAAAGAGCGCGGCTTTCCCCAGACCCCTCAAGCGGCTCAACTTGGCGAGCATGAGGACACGGGTGCAACCACGGCTGCAGCTCAGCAAACCGCTGGCATGCTGGCGGAGATGGGCTTCACCCTGAACCTGGCCCCGGTTGCGGATCTGAACCTTTACCGGGACAACCCCATCATCGGCAAATATGGGAGGGCTTTTTCCGACAATTGTGAAAAAGTCGCACTCCATGCCGAATGCTGGATAAGAGAGCACCATCAAAACGGCCTGCAATGCTGCCTGAAACACTTCCCCGGCCACGGTAGTGCCAGAAACGACTCCCATCTTGGCCTTGTGGATATCAGCAGCTACTGGCGGCATGATGAACTGCTTCCTTTCCGAAAGCTGATAGAAAGCGGCCTGGTCGACTCGATCATGACCGGTCATCTTTTCAATGAGCGGCTCGATCCCAAATACCCCGCAACCCTCTCAGGGGCGACGGTTAATGGCCTGTTGCGCGGTGAGCTTGGTTTTACAGGACCGGTACTTTCTGACGATATGCAGATGCAGGCCATCACCGACCACTATGGCCTTGAGGAATGCGTGATCCGCGCCTTAAACAGCGGCGTCGACCTGCTTGTCTTCGGCAACAATATGGTATATGATCCTGACATTACAGAGCATGTTATTACAATTATTCTCAAGGCCCTCCACAACGGAAGTCTTGAAGAAGCGCAGCTTGAAGCAGCCTGGCAACGGGTTCAACGTTTACGACAATTGCCTTTAAACAACATTTAG
- a CDS encoding pancreas/duodenum homeobox protein 1, which produces MATDTYTTIFTPETLSSLFPKDRADEFFDALFGDASEGAYDIALGFRGADKSNLVMELLLTERPGCCLACNLTQGLPQVFSRHPIINVNGLVKEIDELLGDGVNCGEWSLGYTEQRTRSLHVIPLTVQLNS; this is translated from the coding sequence ATGGCAACAGACACTTATACCACTATTTTCACCCCGGAAACTCTTTCCAGCCTGTTCCCTAAAGATCGTGCCGACGAATTTTTCGACGCACTGTTTGGTGATGCCAGTGAAGGTGCCTACGATATCGCGCTTGGATTTCGCGGTGCCGATAAGAGCAACCTGGTGATGGAACTGCTGCTGACCGAACGTCCCGGATGCTGCCTCGCCTGTAACCTGACCCAGGGACTGCCGCAGGTATTTTCCCGCCACCCTATCATCAATGTTAACGGACTGGTCAAAGAGATTGATGAGCTGCTTGGCGACGGAGTAAACTGCGGAGAGTGGTCACTGGGCTACACCGAGCAGAGAACCCGTTCACTGCACGTGATACCGTTGACCGTTCAGCTGAACAGTTAA